The following proteins are co-located in the Gloeocapsa sp. PCC 7428 genome:
- a CDS encoding methyl-accepting chemotaxis protein, giving the protein MTLSINQDQEYQEAQKAYIQGNYEAAAAILERLLQEFPDDPNSHLLRGHIYCVHQQYAQAQAEYRTVIELTEDTDLIDCANEALESIGQYESAQQASHYTNSEKEFEDTYLLMDVANDAVTPFNHQQPEDNELAAFEEFNPSSFDFEHFDYNTPSLSEVESPFQDAFSSASGDRAQEATSIEAFVDPFALAQAEVPSSIGRTKLQDEDLPSNSDFFATTAATEHSKADFSKSVATETSEIEDTFGYPASQQQQVEEVEDQTLLLSPTKLQVEEAESPSAEDPTIEDTFGSKVPVNNFIQDEHPTAGHAASTSIQEFSIAEFDAFDDLGSVPEFEHSATEVAPQDTNGGDVILGDLASEVAATPTANESVLPHTDNASVPPSTHAQGWRKHFENASLEKKQWLTASSVGVVSAVVVAALSLSSSFLTPVPNRAAVRNTGWMLAAAAGIAGFATTRFLGQITTKQIKRTTADLYLQFDALREGNFTPQPAAQDELGQLVAKFNEMAHVIQATTSEAQHKARQQEEEKENLQRQVMRLLDDVEGAARGDLTVRAEVSADVMGAVADSFNLTIQSLREIVQQVKIAAKQVSKSATDSETFAQSLSSEALRQAEELAVTLNSVQVMTEGIQRVAESAREAELVARSASTTALKGGEAVERTVAGISEIRQTVAETTRKVKRLAESSQEISKIVALISQIASRTNLLALNASIEAARAGEAGRGFAIVADEVRQLADRVAKALREIEQIVKQIQSETGSVMTAMEEGTQQVIQGTHLAEQAKRSLEDIVQVSNRIDTLVGSITAETVAQTDTSVAVASVMQSVELTAQANSQEAQRVSGSLKNLVKVAGDLLNSVERFRVETTESN; this is encoded by the coding sequence ATGACATTAAGTATCAATCAAGATCAGGAATACCAAGAGGCACAAAAAGCCTATATTCAAGGCAACTACGAAGCAGCAGCCGCAATTTTGGAACGATTACTTCAAGAGTTTCCTGACGATCCAAATAGTCATCTATTACGGGGACATATTTACTGCGTACATCAACAATATGCCCAAGCACAAGCAGAGTATCGCACCGTTATCGAGCTTACAGAAGATACAGATTTGATTGATTGCGCAAACGAGGCGCTCGAATCGATTGGTCAATACGAAAGCGCACAGCAAGCAAGTCACTATACAAATTCTGAAAAAGAGTTTGAAGACACTTATCTGTTGATGGATGTTGCTAACGACGCTGTAACACCATTTAACCACCAGCAACCTGAAGATAACGAACTTGCTGCCTTTGAAGAATTCAACCCTAGCAGCTTTGATTTTGAGCATTTTGACTACAACACACCATCGCTTTCAGAAGTTGAGTCGCCGTTTCAAGACGCTTTTAGTTCTGCGTCAGGCGATCGCGCGCAGGAAGCAACATCAATCGAGGCGTTTGTCGATCCTTTTGCTTTGGCTCAAGCCGAAGTCCCGTCGTCAATTGGTAGAACAAAACTACAAGACGAGGATTTACCAAGCAATTCAGACTTCTTTGCAACTACCGCAGCAACGGAACACTCAAAGGCGGATTTTTCTAAGTCAGTAGCCACAGAAACCTCTGAAATTGAAGATACTTTTGGTTATCCAGCCTCACAGCAGCAGCAAGTAGAAGAAGTTGAAGACCAGACATTGCTGTTGTCTCCAACAAAGTTGCAAGTAGAAGAAGCCGAATCACCTTCTGCTGAAGATCCAACAATTGAAGATACCTTTGGGTCAAAAGTTCCTGTCAACAACTTTATACAAGACGAGCATCCGACAGCAGGTCATGCAGCGAGTACATCAATACAGGAATTTTCTATTGCTGAATTTGATGCTTTTGATGATTTGGGCAGTGTTCCTGAATTTGAGCATTCAGCAACTGAGGTTGCACCGCAAGACACCAATGGAGGAGATGTCATTTTAGGCGATTTGGCAAGTGAAGTCGCAGCCACGCCAACTGCGAATGAATCTGTTCTCCCTCACACAGATAATGCTTCAGTCCCACCTAGCACTCATGCTCAAGGGTGGCGTAAGCATTTTGAAAACGCCTCTTTAGAGAAAAAACAATGGTTAACAGCAAGTAGCGTCGGCGTTGTCTCAGCAGTTGTAGTTGCTGCACTCAGCTTAAGTAGCTCGTTTCTCACCCCTGTACCGAATAGAGCCGCCGTAAGAAACACTGGTTGGATGCTAGCAGCAGCAGCGGGAATTGCGGGTTTTGCGACTACTCGGTTTTTGGGACAAATCACAACCAAACAAATCAAACGCACAACCGCAGATCTCTATCTACAGTTTGATGCTCTTAGAGAAGGTAATTTCACTCCACAACCTGCTGCGCAAGACGAATTAGGTCAACTCGTTGCTAAATTCAACGAAATGGCGCACGTCATTCAAGCAACGACAAGTGAAGCGCAGCACAAAGCGCGACAACAGGAGGAAGAGAAAGAAAATTTGCAGCGCCAAGTTATGCGCTTACTTGATGATGTTGAAGGTGCAGCACGTGGAGATTTAACAGTGCGTGCGGAGGTCAGCGCTGATGTGATGGGTGCTGTTGCAGACTCGTTCAACTTGACAATTCAAAGCCTGCGTGAAATTGTGCAACAAGTGAAGATTGCCGCGAAGCAGGTGAGTAAGAGTGCTACCGATAGCGAAACGTTTGCACAAAGCTTATCTTCAGAAGCGTTGCGCCAAGCTGAAGAACTCGCGGTGACGCTTAATTCGGTACAGGTGATGACTGAAGGAATTCAACGCGTTGCAGAAAGTGCGCGCGAGGCAGAGTTGGTGGCGCGTTCGGCTTCAACAACTGCATTGAAAGGAGGAGAAGCGGTAGAAAGAACGGTTGCAGGCATTTCAGAAATTCGCCAAACGGTTGCAGAAACGACACGTAAAGTTAAGCGCCTTGCTGAATCATCGCAGGAGATTTCCAAAATCGTCGCCTTAATCTCGCAAATCGCCTCACGGACAAACTTATTAGCACTTAATGCCAGTATCGAGGCGGCACGGGCGGGCGAAGCTGGACGCGGTTTTGCAATTGTAGCCGATGAAGTTCGCCAACTTGCAGACCGTGTTGCTAAAGCATTACGCGAAATTGAACAAATCGTTAAGCAAATTCAGAGCGAAACAGGTTCTGTGATGACGGCAATGGAAGAAGGTACGCAACAAGTTATTCAAGGAACGCACCTAGCGGAACAAGCTAAGCGATCGCTCGAAGACATTGTGCAAGTTTCTAATCGCATTGATACACTTGTTGGCTCAATTACAGCAGAAACCGTCGCGCAAACCGATACTTCGGTTGCTGTAGCTTCGGTTATGCAATCTGTAGAATTAACCGCGCAAGCTAATTCGCAAGAAGCGCAGCGTGTTTCTGGATCTTTGAAAAATCTTGTGAAAGTCGCAGGCGATCTACTGAACTCAGTTGAACGGTTCCGTGTAGAAACAACAGAATCGAACTAA
- a CDS encoding Hpt domain-containing protein, whose protein sequence is MVQEQEQRILGYFIDEANDHLNTIEQGLVNLQDTLTDAEMINAVFRAAHSVKGGAAMLGFDSIQQTSHRLEDYFKVLKENSTVQVDQKLETLLLKVFDTLQELIKNLETYLSLPEKVVDDLMAKTEPTFTELNDHLELLVQKAKSSDRRSADLPTHESIRNDLLPVFQNQVMQKLREMLQLFKQPETPQSRQQLQECCQQLSQLGTQLKLPSWSKVCETASEAIANQDNNYRTLAPVVIKDLKQSQELVLAGRISEVSTTQQLQALSAKNIHN, encoded by the coding sequence ATGGTACAAGAGCAAGAACAGCGAATTTTAGGCTACTTTATTGATGAAGCTAACGACCATCTAAATACTATTGAGCAAGGATTAGTAAATCTTCAAGATACACTTACAGATGCGGAAATGATCAACGCCGTTTTTCGGGCGGCACATTCAGTAAAGGGTGGTGCTGCGATGCTAGGTTTTGATAGCATCCAGCAAACATCGCATCGTTTAGAAGACTATTTTAAGGTTCTCAAAGAAAACTCAACAGTTCAAGTTGACCAAAAGTTAGAAACATTACTTCTGAAAGTATTTGATACGTTACAAGAATTAATTAAGAATCTGGAAACGTACCTATCACTTCCAGAGAAAGTTGTTGATGATTTAATGGCAAAAACCGAGCCTACATTTACTGAGCTAAATGATCATTTAGAATTACTTGTACAAAAAGCTAAAAGTAGCGATCGCCGTTCAGCTGATTTACCAACCCATGAATCAATTAGAAATGATCTGCTACCCGTTTTTCAAAATCAAGTTATGCAAAAGCTGCGCGAGATGTTACAGCTATTCAAGCAACCCGAAACTCCGCAAAGCCGCCAACAACTACAGGAATGTTGTCAGCAGCTATCACAATTAGGTACTCAACTTAAACTACCTAGCTGGTCTAAAGTGTGCGAAACCGCATCAGAAGCGATCGCGAATCAAGATAACAACTATCGTACCCTTGCTCCTGTTGTTATTAAAGACCTCAAGCAATCCCAAGAATTAGTTTTAGCAGGCCGCATTTCCGAAGTTTCCACAACCCAACAACTACAAGCACTTTCTGCTAAGAATATACACAATTAG
- a CDS encoding response regulator transcription factor — protein sequence MATVLVVEDSPTQREIIIQLLQKSGLQVTVAHDGVEALEQIQVSCPSIVVLDVVMPRMNGYELCRKLKTDPKTQNVRVIMCSTKGEEFDRHWGMKQGADAYIVKPFQSNEFLGTVKQLLQG from the coding sequence ATGGCAACAGTTTTAGTTGTGGAAGATAGTCCCACGCAAAGGGAAATTATCATACAACTCTTACAAAAAAGTGGTTTACAAGTTACCGTAGCCCATGATGGAGTTGAAGCCTTAGAGCAAATTCAAGTATCTTGTCCATCGATTGTTGTACTTGATGTTGTCATGCCACGCATGAATGGTTATGAGCTTTGCCGTAAGTTAAAAACAGATCCAAAAACTCAAAATGTACGAGTAATCATGTGTTCTACAAAAGGAGAAGAATTTGATCGTCATTGGGGAATGAAACAAGGTGCAGATGCATATATTGTTAAACCCTTTCAATCAAATGAATTTTTAGGAACAGTGAAACAACTGCTGCAAGGATAA
- a CDS encoding hybrid sensor histidine kinase/response regulator has protein sequence MLPESEQHISAFNKESAEQDIEAPPETAKQTNVDIENELNSLFEIEPEGDLSEWLTLETPEELAKLDLSPNFQTLGSNFANVDGEVELKLSDLSDDAFNFNTLFDDKNEENLIESDDVNLDFYSLFSTLEDTVKTNNLDTPQYDSISEEVHQVSSLNEQNTTTIQNQEKFDVVDFWFDEHSDLQKNLYGSNALNNVIKDSLEPDLDIQTIEDIELLTISELEVSTNAVSTLSDSINQQATDSIDVQLEKETVIQSFSEVDFTDLELLLTEENVVDNEVNVEDTLDRESEPIEQTVDVNDEFDELAALLATDTIEVETTEDFAELDALLETKAIAHSAAPKAIAPENEFAELESLLEDEPQNQKSEEPISESITKISPSVARTAFEQTMRVSVKQLDGIGNLVGELVVNRNSLEQDQQRLRQFTENLLHRVQQLNELGIRMQELYERSLLEASLLSSRSHSRSESVDADKTPERHATGMDFDALEMDRFTGFHTLSQEMIEMIVRVRESASDIEFVTDETEQVARQFRQVTTQLQEGITRSRMIPFSQIADRLPRAVKDITLKYGKQADLKIEGRDTLIDKVILEQLYDPMTHLVNNSITHGIETPEERIAQGKPPIGTITIRAFHQGNQTVISVSDDGAGIDPDRVLTKAIQKGLITVAEARTMSRVDVYDLLFHPGFSTKDKVDEFAGRGVGMDVVRTSLIEIRGIINTDSTLGQGTTFTIRLPLTLSICKALCCLSDKARIAFPMDGVEDMLDIPASALLKSEEGQPCVAWRDLVLPLRPLKELLHYNRVLGRGNVYGTNREEDLVSVIILRSAGTFTALQVDQVLGEQEIVIKQFEAPISKPIGIAGATILGDGHVMPIADVLELIDLSLGRIQHRNNEALWTTNATPSKPIMTQPVKTEPTVLIVDDSITVRELLSLTFNKAGYRVEQARDGQEAWDKLRDGLPCDLIFCDIEMPRMDGLELLSRLQQEPSLNEIPIAMLTSRGAERHRQMAIQLGASGYFTKPYLEEVLLDGAARMLQGEMLVVS, from the coding sequence ATGCTGCCAGAGTCAGAACAGCACATTTCAGCGTTTAACAAAGAATCTGCTGAACAGGATATTGAAGCTCCACCAGAGACCGCCAAACAAACGAATGTAGATATTGAGAATGAGCTTAATAGTTTGTTTGAAATAGAACCTGAAGGCGATCTTAGTGAATGGTTGACATTAGAAACACCAGAGGAGTTAGCAAAACTCGACTTATCTCCTAATTTTCAAACATTAGGCTCTAATTTTGCTAACGTAGATGGTGAAGTAGAACTTAAATTATCTGATTTATCTGATGATGCGTTTAATTTTAATACTTTGTTCGATGATAAAAATGAAGAGAATTTAATTGAATCAGATGATGTAAATCTTGACTTTTATAGCTTATTTTCGACTCTAGAGGATACAGTAAAAACAAATAATTTAGACACTCCTCAATATGACTCCATCTCAGAAGAAGTTCATCAAGTATCTTCTTTAAATGAGCAGAATACCACAACTATACAAAACCAAGAAAAATTTGATGTAGTAGATTTTTGGTTTGACGAACATAGTGATTTACAAAAGAATCTGTATGGTAGTAACGCATTGAATAATGTTATTAAAGATTCGCTCGAACCAGATTTAGATATTCAAACGATAGAAGATATTGAATTACTAACAATCTCTGAACTAGAAGTGAGTACAAATGCAGTAAGTACTCTGTCTGATAGCATAAACCAACAGGCTACTGATTCTATTGACGTACAACTTGAAAAAGAAACAGTTATTCAGTCATTTTCAGAAGTAGATTTTACAGATTTAGAATTACTCTTAACAGAAGAAAACGTAGTAGATAATGAAGTTAATGTAGAAGATACGTTAGATAGAGAATCAGAGCCGATTGAACAAACTGTCGATGTTAACGATGAGTTTGACGAATTAGCAGCATTACTGGCGACTGATACAATCGAAGTAGAAACTACAGAAGATTTTGCCGAACTGGATGCGCTGTTAGAAACAAAAGCGATTGCGCACAGCGCAGCGCCAAAGGCGATCGCACCAGAAAACGAGTTTGCTGAACTTGAAAGCCTTCTCGAAGACGAACCGCAAAATCAAAAGTCCGAAGAACCTATATCCGAATCCATAACGAAAATATCTCCTTCTGTAGCCCGCACAGCCTTTGAGCAAACGATGCGGGTTTCAGTTAAGCAATTAGATGGAATCGGTAACTTAGTCGGAGAACTTGTTGTTAACCGTAATAGTTTAGAACAAGACCAACAGCGATTGCGTCAGTTTACCGAAAATCTCTTACATCGAGTGCAACAACTCAACGAACTAGGAATCAGAATGCAGGAGTTGTACGAGCGATCGCTGCTGGAAGCTTCTTTACTTAGCAGTCGTTCGCACTCGCGTTCAGAATCGGTTGATGCGGACAAAACTCCCGAACGTCACGCCACTGGGATGGATTTTGACGCTTTGGAAATGGATCGGTTCACCGGCTTTCATACATTGTCGCAAGAGATGATCGAAATGATTGTCCGCGTGCGCGAATCAGCGTCGGATATTGAGTTTGTTACGGATGAAACCGAACAAGTCGCGCGTCAATTTCGCCAGGTGACAACTCAACTGCAAGAAGGAATTACGCGATCGCGAATGATTCCATTTTCGCAAATTGCCGATCGCTTGCCGCGTGCAGTAAAAGATATTACGCTCAAATACGGCAAACAAGCTGATCTCAAAATCGAGGGTCGCGACACCTTAATCGATAAGGTGATTCTTGAGCAACTCTACGACCCGATGACGCATTTGGTCAATAATTCAATTACACACGGTATTGAGACTCCTGAAGAACGTATTGCGCAAGGTAAGCCACCAATAGGAACAATTACGATCCGCGCTTTCCATCAAGGAAACCAAACAGTGATTTCGGTATCTGATGATGGTGCGGGTATCGATCCTGACCGCGTGTTGACCAAAGCAATTCAAAAAGGGCTAATTACAGTAGCCGAAGCACGCACAATGTCCCGTGTAGATGTGTACGACTTGCTGTTTCACCCTGGTTTTAGTACCAAAGACAAAGTTGATGAATTTGCTGGTCGAGGTGTAGGTATGGATGTTGTGCGTACCAGCCTTATAGAAATTCGGGGCATCATTAACACTGATTCTACCCTAGGTCAAGGAACAACATTTACAATTCGCCTACCACTGACTTTAAGTATTTGTAAAGCACTGTGCTGCTTAAGCGATAAAGCGCGGATCGCGTTTCCGATGGATGGGGTTGAAGATATGCTGGATATACCAGCGTCTGCTTTACTCAAATCGGAAGAGGGTCAACCTTGTGTTGCGTGGCGGGATTTAGTATTGCCATTGCGACCATTGAAAGAGCTATTACATTACAATCGCGTCTTAGGTCGTGGTAATGTTTATGGTACTAACCGTGAAGAGGATTTAGTTTCGGTTATTATCTTGCGATCGGCGGGAACTTTTACCGCACTGCAAGTAGATCAAGTTTTAGGCGAACAAGAAATTGTGATTAAGCAATTTGAAGCGCCGATCTCAAAACCAATTGGTATTGCTGGCGCAACGATTCTTGGTGATGGTCACGTTATGCCAATTGCTGACGTGTTGGAATTAATTGATTTATCGCTGGGACGCATTCAACACAGAAACAACGAAGCGCTATGGACTACAAATGCGACTCCTAGCAAGCCTATCATGACACAACCCGTCAAGACTGAACCGACGGTGTTGATTGTTGACGACTCGATTACAGTCCGCGAGTTGCTCTCACTCACCTTTAACAAAGCTGGCTATCGTGTTGAACAAGCGCGCGATGGTCAAGAAGCTTGGGACAAACTACGCGATGGTTTACCGTGCGATCTCATCTTCTGCGATATCGAAATGCCCAGAATGGACGGATTGGAACTGCTATCACGCTTACAACAAGAGCCTAGCCTCAATGAGATTCCAATTGCAATGCTGACCTCGCGAGGTGCAGAAAGACATCGCCAAATGGCAATTCAACTCGGTGCGAGTGGTTATTTTACCAAGCCATATTTAGAAGAAGTTCTGCTTGATGGTGCTGCGCGAATGCTTCAAGGTGAGATGTTGGTGGTTAGCTAA
- a CDS encoding chemotaxis protein CheW: MSGNLELLTTSPSQEQVANQLQELERPEGELHLRFYLASGQELAFSAMAIREVISAPPDRITPIPNTSPLLLGTLNLRGRVIWVADLGQFLGETSAVNTDRAEIPIIAVEDQETIIGLAVEQIVGMEWLDVEAIQQPTTTDNITPYLRGEWLLSDRTHQCLRLLDQKAIIRSNRWAAV, translated from the coding sequence ATGAGCGGTAATTTAGAATTATTAACAACAAGTCCTAGCCAAGAGCAAGTTGCAAATCAGCTGCAAGAATTAGAAAGACCAGAGGGAGAACTACATTTACGATTTTACTTAGCATCTGGTCAAGAATTAGCTTTCAGCGCCATGGCGATTAGAGAAGTCATTTCTGCACCACCCGATCGCATTACACCAATTCCTAACACTTCTCCTTTACTGCTAGGGACATTAAATTTACGCGGGCGAGTCATTTGGGTAGCTGATTTAGGGCAATTTTTAGGTGAAACGTCTGCGGTTAACACAGATCGAGCAGAAATTCCGATTATTGCCGTAGAAGATCAAGAAACAATTATAGGGTTAGCTGTAGAACAAATTGTAGGTATGGAGTGGCTAGATGTTGAGGCAATTCAGCAGCCAACGACAACAGATAATATCACTCCATATTTGCGCGGTGAGTGGTTATTAAGCGATCGCACCCATCAGTGTCTTCGACTGCTCGACCAAAAAGCAATTATCCGGAGTAATCGATGGGCAGCAGTATGA